One region of Candidatus Bathyarchaeia archaeon genomic DNA includes:
- the hdrC gene encoding CoB--CoM heterodisulfide reductase subunit C: protein MTEPQKKVVRLDELDPGFSEAVAKAGGEKINLCIQCGTCTASCPSGRRTAFRTRQLIRRAVLGFREPVLSDKDLWLCTTCYTCLERCPRGVDPTDVILAMRTLAVQSGHMLDRHRLVASLVLKSGHAVPIDDANRKARLGFGLSELPPTTHAFTNALAEVQALVKKTGFDKLTGYEWK, encoded by the coding sequence ATGACAGAGCCGCAGAAAAAGGTTGTTCGACTAGACGAACTTGATCCGGGTTTCTCTGAAGCGGTGGCAAAAGCTGGGGGCGAGAAAATCAATTTGTGCATTCAATGCGGCACGTGTACAGCCAGTTGCCCCTCAGGCCGTAGAACAGCCTTTCGAACACGCCAGCTCATCAGACGGGCGGTCTTAGGTTTTAGGGAGCCTGTGCTTTCGGACAAAGACTTGTGGCTTTGCACTACATGCTACACGTGCTTGGAGCGCTGTCCGCGTGGTGTTGATCCCACTGATGTCATATTAGCTATGCGCACGTTGGCGGTTCAGTCTGGTCATATGCTGGACAGGCATAGGCTTGTGGCAAGCCTTGTTTTGAAAAGTGGTCATGCTGTTCCAATTGACGATGCGAATCGAAAAGCGAGATTAGGCTTTGGTTTATCGGAGTTGCCTCCAACCACCCATGCATTTACCAACGCACTGGCTGAGGTTCAGGCGTTGGTTAAGAAAACAGGCTTTGATAAGCTAACGGGTTATGAATGGAAATAG